From a single Rutidosis leptorrhynchoides isolate AG116_Rl617_1_P2 chromosome 5, CSIRO_AGI_Rlap_v1, whole genome shotgun sequence genomic region:
- the LOC139846501 gene encoding protochlorophyllide reductase-like, whose product MALRAASLLPSAISVHKEGKLKSCSLKDNSFILKNVKSDFSPLFIATKELRRTSSSGPIRAQTATVTPSINEAVPDGKKTLRKGNVIITGASSGLGLATAKALADTGSYHVIMACRNFLKAEKAAKSVGISKENYTVMHLDLSSLESVRQFVDTFRRSGKPLDALVCNAAIYLPTAKDPTYTAEGFELSVGTNHLGHFLLSRLLLDDLKKSDFPQKRLVIVGSITGNTNTLAGNVPPKANLGDLRGLAGGLNGLNSSAMIDGGEFDGAKAYKDSKVCNMLTMQEFHRRYHEETGVTFSSLYPGCIATTGLFREHVPLFRILFPPFQKYITKGYVSEEEAGKRLAQVVSDSSLTKSGVYWSWNKNSASFENQLSQEASDAEKARKLWEVSEKLVGLA is encoded by the exons ATGGCGCTTCGAGCAGCTTCTCTTCTTCCATCAGCAATCTCTGTTCACAAAGAG GGGAAGCTGAAATCTTGCAGCCTTAAGGACAATTCATTTATCTTAAAAAATGTCAAATCTGATTTTAGTCCTCTATTCATTGCAACTAAG GAGCTTAGAAGGACGTCATCATCGGGACCAATTCGCGCGCAAACAGCAACAGTGACTCCATCAATTAACGAAGCTGTACCAGACGGCAAGAAAACGCTCAGAAAGGGCAATGTAATCATTACAGGAGCCTCGTCGGGTTTAGGTCTAGCCACTGCAAAAGCTTTAGCAGATACTGGATCGTATCACGTAATAATGGCTTGTAGGAATTTTTTAAAAGCCGAAAAAGCTGCTAAATCAGTTGGGATTAGTAAGGAAAACTACACAGTTATGCATCTTGATCTTTCATCTCTTGAAAGTGTTCGTCAATTTGTGGACACGTTTAGGCGGTCTGGTAAACCACTCGATGCACTTGTGTGCAATGCAGCTATTTATTTGCCTACGGCTAAAGATCCTACTTATACTGCGGAAGGATTTGAACTTAGTGTCGGGACTAACCATCTTGGTCACTTTTTGCTATCAAGGTTGTTGCTTGATGACCTTAAGAAATCTGATTTCCCGCAAAAACGACTTGTCATTGTTGGTTCCATAAcag GAAACACAAACACTTTGGCCGGAAATGTTCCCCCAAAAGCTAACCTAGGGGACTTACGAGGGTTAGCCGGGGGGTTAAACGGGCTAAACAGTTCAGCCATGATTGACGGTGGAGAATTTGATGGTGCCAAAGCGTATAAAGATAGTAAAGTATGCAATATGCTTACAATGCAAGAGTTTCACCGACGGTATCATGAAGAAACCGGAGTTACGTTTTCGTCCTTGTACCCCGGTTGTATTGCTACAACGGGTTTATTCAGGGAACACGTTCCGTTGTTTCGGATTCTGTTTCCACCTTTCCAGAAATACATCACGAAAGGGTATGTATCGGAAGAAGAAGCTGGAAAACGACTAGCACAG GTTGTAAGCGATTCAAGTTTAACGAAATCGGGTGTGTATTGGAGTTGGAACAAGAACTCGGCTTCGTTTGAAAACCAGCTTTCGCAAGAAGCGAGTGATGCTGAGAAAGCTCGGAAGCTGTGGGAGGTTAGCGAAAAGCTTGTTGGGTTGGCTTAG
- the LOC139849495 gene encoding uncharacterized protein, translating to MDDADWSLLDRQALGAIRLSLTKNIAYNIVNEKTTFACLKADIGQKGCKLSGIKLCGAFAASTLLAAYSSKNNNRKKYGVVFLNDCRSYVQLSISAHEFGFYHSAISTSHEVKGEETLWDLAIENLSLTPSSSLKTSMVSVFEDPVIEISSDAEQEFRLDDCMGCALAHGVSIYYTFRYCPRRTVDDCACVYPASLHSREQMQEFIHNMKIKLIEGFKVDEKLQI from the exons ATGGATGATGCTGATTGGtctcttttggatcgtcaagctttgggtgcgattcgtctCTCTCTTACCAAGAACATTGCATATAACATTGTGAATGAGAAAACAACTTTTGCATGTTTGAAggctgatatcggccaaaaa GGTTGTAAACTAAGTGGAATCAAACTGTGTGGAGCATTTGCAGCATCGACGCTACTTGCTGCCTATTCCTCCAAGAACAATAATCGGAAAAAGTATGGAGTCGTCTTCTTAAATGATTGCCGCTCATATGTACAGCTATCTATATCTGCCCATGAATTTG GGTTTTACCATTCTGCAATCTCCACTAGCCATGAAGTAAAAGGAGAAGAAACCTTATGGGACTTG GCCATCGAAAACCTCAGTTTGACACCATCATCTTCCTTGAAAACTTCAATGGTTAGCGTCTTCGAAGATCCAGTCATCGAGATTTCTAGTGACGCTGAGCAAGAATTCAGACTTGATGATTGTATGGGGTGTGCTTTGGCTCATGGAGTGTCCATCTATTATACTTTTCGATACTGTCCGAGAAGGACAGTCGATGATTGTGCTTGTGTTTACCCCGCATCTTTACATTCAAGAGAACAGATGCAAGAATTTATTCATAACATGAAGATCAAACTTATTGAAGGTTTTAAAGTTGATGAGAAGCTTCAAATTTAG